Part of the Pseudomonadota bacterium genome is shown below.
AGTCGGCGTACTGCACCTCGAGGGGCGGCAGGGCCTGGCTAAGGCCGGCGATACGCCCGGCGTACAGCGTAGTGAGTTCGCGCGCGAGCACACCGGCGGACCAGCCGTCACTGACGATATGGTGCATGACCAGGATCACCACGTGGTCCCGTTCCCCCAGGCGGAGCAGCTGCGCGCGCAGCAGCGGACCTCGGGCGAGGTCGAAGGGCTCGCGCGAGATCCTGTTCGCCCACTCCCGCACCAGCTCATCGCATTCGCCTTCGGCGACCGTGGCCAGATCCGCGACACGCACCCTCGCTGCCTCCGCGACGAGCGGGGAGTTCACCTCATGCACCCGCTGCACGGGGCGGCCCGCCACTGACGCGAAAGTCGTGCGCAGCACTTCGTGGCGTTCTACCGTCGCGCGAAGGGCGGCGCTCAGCGCATCGGTGGCGAGGGGACCGGTTAGGCGCAGGACCATCGGAATCGCGTAGGCGGCATCCCCGGGATTGAGTTGATCCACGAACCAGAGGCGCTCCTGGGCGTAGCTGAGCGGTAGTTCGTCCGGATGTGGTAGCGCCCGCAGCGGCGCCCGCGCCACGCGCGAGCCTGACCCGTCGCTGCGGTTGGCGCCGTCGTGCACCCGCACCGCCAGGGCAGCCGGTGTCGGCGCCTCGAACAGCTCGCGCAGGGGGATCTCCACCCCGAGGCGATCACGGATGCGCACAGCGACCCGTGTTGCCAGCAGGGAGTGGCCGCCCAGATCGAAGAAGGAATCCTCGATGCCCACACGTTCGAGACCCAGCACTTCGGCAAAGATCTCGCACAGGGCCAGCTCCGTATCCGACCGGGGTGCCACGTACGAGCGCGCCTCAGCGAGTTCAGTCTCGGCCAACGCCGAAAGCGCTCGACGATCGACCTTCCTGTTTGGCGTCAGCGGCAGGGCGGGCACGATGATGAAGCGGTGGGGCACCATGTAGCCCGGCAAGCTTTGCGTCAGCGCCCGCCGAGCGCTCTCGATGACCTGGTGAGCGTCGGCGGGTGCGCCTTGCGTAGCGCCATCCGCGACTGGCTCCCGCTGGTCGCTACGCGGTAGCTCCAGGAAAACCGTCAGCTGCTCGTCATGCAGCACGGCGGCGCTTGCCGCGATGTCGGAGAGCTTGTCCAGGGCCGCTTCGATCTCGCCGATCTCGATGCGCAGGCCATGCAGCTTCACCTGGCCGTCACGGCGCCCGCCGAACTCGAGCGCGCCATCCCGGCGCAGGCGGCAGACGTCCCCCGTCCGGTAGAGGCGCGCACCCGGCGTCGACGCGAAGGGGTCGGGCACGAAGCGCCGCGCCGTCTCCGCTGGCCGCGCCTCGTAGCCGCGTGCGATGCCCGGACCGCCGATGGCCAGCTCGCCCCACACTCCGATGGGGACCGGGCGGACGCCGGCATCCACAATCGCTAGGTGGGTGGCGCCGAGCGGTGTACCGAGGCTCACGTGCCCCGCTGCCGTGCGCTCCAGGTAGGGATGCGCCGTGGACCAGACCGTCGTCTCCGTGGGACCGTAGAGGTTCCAAACCGCTGCGCTGTGCGACCTGACCCAGTCAGCCAGCTCGCCTGGGAGCGCTTCACCACCGATCAAGGCCGTAAGCTTCGAGTCTCCGGACCAGCCGGCATCGCGCAGCAAGCGCCAGGTCGCGGGCGTGGCTTGCATCGCGTTGACGTCACTCGCCGCCAGGCGACGCGCCAGGGCGATACCGTCGGCTGCCTCCTCCGCCCTCGCCACCTGCGAACGCCCGCCGACCAAGAGCGGCCCCCAGCGTTCCAACAGGGAGATATCGAAGCCGAGGGTGGTGACGGCGAGCATGCGCGTGTCCGCGCCCCACCCCAGGCGTCGGGTCATCGCGTCGAGGAAGAAACAGGCCGCACCGTGTGAGACGCAGACCCCTTTCGGCCGCCCCGTCGATCCGGACGTGTAGAGCACGTAAGCCAAGCGTCGTGGCGAGGGCGCTGTGGCCGGTGTCCGCTCGATCGCTGTCGACGCCGTGGACCACTGCAGGTCGTCGAGGGCGAGGGTCTCGGCGTCCGTTAGCGCGTCGCCTGCCCGCCTGCCACTGGTCAGGACTAGACGAATGCCGCTGTTCGCCACCATGTAGTCCAGGCGCTCGCGGGGGAAATCGGGGTCCAGGGGCACGTAGGCACCGCCCACTCGCCAGACCGCCAACATAGCGATCCACTCGGCCGGCCCCCGTTCGGCGGCGATGCCGATTCGCTCCTCCGCCTCGACGCCGCGCGCTCGTAGCCTCTCAGCGAGCACCGTCGCGCGTCGATCGAGTTCGCCGTAGGTCATGAACTCCCCGCCCGTCCCCACGGCAGGGGCCTGCGGGTGGCGCGCTGCAACTGCACCAAACCACTCATCGATCGTTTGCGGCCGCGGCGTCACCTCGGCGTAAGGCATGGTCACCGCGACCGGCAAGCCCAGCGGCATCTCCCCCAATCGCTGGTTTGGATCGCGAGCGAGCGCTGTGAGCAGGTGAACGAATCCCGCCTGCCAGTCGGCCACGGTCTCCTCGTCGAACAGATCCGTGGCGTACTCGAAGCTGCCGAGCAACCCACCGTCCGGCGCCTCCTCCAGCTGCACCGTCAGATCGAACTTCGCCGCGGCGGCAGGGGCATCGACTGGCTCGAAGGTCAACCCATCGACGGCCCGCGGCGACGACGGGGTGTTGCGCAGGGTGAAGAGCACCTGGAACAGCGGATTGGCCGAGAGATCGCGGGTGACCGGCAGCGCCTCGACGAGTTCCTCGAAGGGCAGGTCCTGGTGGGCGTAAGCGCTAAGCGCGACCTGACGCACCCGTTGCACGAGCTCACGAAACGTGTCCACTCCGTGCATCGACGTGCGCAGCACGATCGTGTTGCTGAAGAAGCCGATCAGTGGCTCGAACTCGCGCCGCCGCCGATTGGCAATCGGCGAGCCGACGACGATGTCAGCCTCCCCCGTGAGTCGGTGCAGGAGCACGTCGAAGGCGGCCAGCAACACCATGAAGAGGGTGGCGCCTTCCTCCTCGGCGAGCGCCTTGAGCCCGATGCCGGCTTGCGCATCCACGGCGAAGCGGAGCTGGTGGCCACGATGGGTGGGACGGCGCAAACGCGGTCGATCCGCCGGCAGCCGGAGCAGCGGCGGCGCACCCGCCAGCGTGTCACGCCAGTAGGCGAGCTGTTCCTCCAGCTGCTCGCCGGCCAGCCAACGACGTTGCCACGCCGCGTAGTCCGGGTATTGCACAGGAAGCGGCGCCAGCGGGTTGGGTAAGCCGCGCACGTTCGCCAGGTAGGTACTCGCCAACTCCGTGAGCAGGATCGCGCGCGACCAGGCATCGAACACCACGTGGTGACAAACCGCCACGAGTACGTGCTCGTCGGGCGCCAGCGGTGCCAGGGCCACGCGCAGCAGTGGCCCGCGTTCGAGATCGAAGGGTGTGCTCGTGTACCAGGCCAGAGCCTTGGCGATGGTGCGCTCGCGGTCGTCCGGAGCGACCCCCGCCAGGTCGATCGGCTCGACGGTGACCGCCGGCGCCTCATCTATCGACAGCACCCGCTGGCGCGGCTCGCCGTCCTCGCCGGTGACGAACACCGTGCGCAGGCTCTCGTGGCGCGCGACGATGGCCGCCACGCTCCTTGCCAGCGCCGCGGCGTCGAGCGGGCCGCGGATGCGGGCCGCCATCGGAATCGCATAGGCGGCGCGTCCTTGCGGTTCCAGCCGGTCGAGCAGCCACATCCGTCGTTGGGAGAAGGACAGCGGTATGGGTTCGCTGCGATCGGCGCTGGTCAGCGGCGCGTCCACCGTGGCGTCCGATCGGGCTCGCGGCGCCTCGAGCACCTTCGGTGCCAGGCTGCGCACCGTGGGAGCTTCGAACAGAGCGGTCAACGGTAGATCGACCTCGAAGTCAGCGCGGATCCGGCTCACCGCGCGCGTCGCCAGCAGGGAATGACCGCCGAGAAAGAAGAAGTCGGCGACGACAGAGACGGAGTCCAGACCGAGAACGTCACCGAAGATCTGCGCTAGCCGTTCCTCCGTGTCTCCCTGCGCAGGGATCAGGGGAATCTCTTCCGGCAACGGCGGCGGTGCCGGCAACGCGCGCTTATCGACCTTGCCGTTCGCCGTGAGCGGGAATGCATCCAGCACCAGCAAGCGTTCGGGCACGAGCGCGGGCGGCAACCGCTCGGCCAGCCAGGGTGTGATCACGGCGGCGTCGGTCTCCCCGGTGACGTAGGCGACCAGCTGTCCGTCTATCGTGCGAACGGCCGCTCCACTCACCTGCGGGTGCGTCGCCAGGCAATGCTCGACCTCCGCGGGCTCCACCCGCAGACCACGGATCTTGACCTGCTCGTCCGCGCGACCCAGGAAGTGGACCCGACCGTCAACATCCATGCGCGCGCGATCCCCGGTGCGGTAACGTCTCTCCTCAGCACCATCCTGCTGGCCTGCCAAGTAGGCGAAGCGCTGCTGCGTGAGCATGGCCACGTCGAGATACCCTCGGGCAAGCTGCGCGCCACCGATCCATAGTTCTCCTGGGATACCGCGGGGAACGAGTTGGCCTGCTCCATCGCGGATCTCGACGACGTTGCCCGCCAAGGGCTGGCCAAGAGGCGGCGCGTCGTCCGAAGGATTCTCGATCTCGTCGGTCAGCACGCCCACGGTGGCCTCGGTCGGACCGTAGTGGTTGATGATGCGCAGCGACGGCGCGAGTTCGCGTACCCGATTCACCAGGGCAACCGGCAAGCGCTCGCCCCCCAGCACCAGGGTCTCCTGCGGCAGCACGCCCGCCGCGTCCTTGCCGCTCAGCAACGCCGCCAGGTGCGAGGGCACGATCTTCATCACATCGACCGGTGACGCACGGAACCGCTGCGCCAGGCGATCAGGGTCCAGCATCTGGTCGTTGCCGACCACGTGCAGCGTGCCGCCGGTGGCGAGGCTGGGGAAAATCGCGGTATGGCCAAGGTCCGAGGCGAAGCTGGAGACGGTGGCGTAGGTATTGCCTGTCGAGAGTCTCAGGCGTTCCTCGATCGCGCCGACGTAGCTCGCGAGCGCGCCATGTTCTACGCCTACCAGTTTTGGCAGTCCGGTCGAGCCCGAGGTGAAGATGCCGTAGGCGAGGTGCTCACCGATGAGGGCGGCGGCTGGCACTTCGTTCTCTGGATCGACGGGCTGATTCCGGAGGTGCGTGGCATCGAGTTCGATCAGCCTAACGATGCCATCGAGCGTGCCATCGCCACGCAAGTAGTCTCGCGTCACCAGCAGGGCCGCCAAGCGCCCTTCCCTCACCCGTGTGGCCAACGCGTGCGGGGGCAACTCGGGGTCCAGGGGCACGGCGGCGGCGCCCAGACGCCACACACCGAGCATGGCCGCCACCACGAGCGCCGAGCGTGGCAGGCAGATACCGATGCGGGCTTCCCCGCCTAGTCGCTCGCCCTGCAAGGTGGCGGCCACGACGCGTGCCATACGATCGACGTCAGCCCGCGACCACGACGTCGCCTCGTCCACGACGCACAGTGCGCCGGGATCGTCCGCGAGCGTGGCGGCGAAACGATCGGGGATCAGGGCACGGTTCGCCGGCGGCGGTGCTGCCGCCCGCGATCCGCTCGCCGACGCCTCGTGCGACAGCAGCTGCAGAGCGTCTAGCGAGCGGTGCGCTTCCAACGCGCTTGCGAGCAACACGCCGAACTGATCCGCCAACGTTTCCAGCTCGTCCCTACCGAGCGCGCTGGTATCGGCGACCCATGTGAGCTGCCCCCGCCCCTCACCCACCGTCGCTTCGAGCAGCAGCGGGGCTGGCAGGGGTCCGCGTTCGCGATCGGCGATACGGAAGGAGAGTCCGCCTGTCTCGCTGGTATTCTCGACCTGTCCAGTGGCACTGAATGCGGCATCGAAGGGACCGACCGTGACGCCCGCCTCGCCTGCCCGTCCATCGAACGCGTCGAGCCAACGGCGGTGCTCCGCCTCGGCGTCTGCCCAATGCGTCGCGTAGGTAACGAACGACATACTTCCGGGCGACTCATCGTTGTCCACCGCCAGCGGGATCCAACGGTCGAGGGGCCCCAACACCTGAGCCAGCTCAGGCGCGTCGCGGCCGTCGAATTGCACCGCCACCGGCACGGCGGCACCGGCCCGACGGTACAGCAGCGCGCTGAACGCGGCGGCGAGGATCGAGGCGACCGACAGTCCGTGCCCCTCCGCCCAGCGTTCCAGCGTATTGATGAGTTCCGGCCCTAGGCTGCGATCGACCGTGTGCACACGACCTGTGCCAGCGCTCTCATCCACCCCACGAGGCGTGCGACGCGAAGGCGCTGGCAGCGTCTGCCAGAAACGGCGTGCCTCCTCCGCAGCATCGGACTCGAGCAGGTCTTCCTGCCAGTCCGCGACATCTAGGAACTGCAGAACCTCCTCATCCGCCGCATCAAGCTCGCCCGCATAGGCCCGCGCGATCTCCGACACCAGCAGCTCGAGCGTGCGCCGGTCGCTGAGCAACCAAGGCAACTCGATGACCAGCTCTCCTGCTGGGTCGGCGCCGGACTCATCACCCTGTGCCTGCGTGAAGACAAAGCGAGAGCATCGCGCACCAACCACACTCGTCGCGGAAGCCGTCGGCGACGCGAACGCCGCCCTCGGTTCGGCATGCCCACCCGCCGGGTCATTCCCTCTGACTACCTCCAGCGCTGCCGACGCGGTGTTCGTGCGCTGCACGGGGACCGCGAGTTCGGGGCGGCGCACCACCTCCATCGCCAATAGCTCATGCCGCGCAGCCACCGCATCGATCGCTTGACGCAGACGCTGCGCATCCAGCGTACCTTTCAGTTGGACACGCAGGCGCATCACGGCCTGCGCCGCGTGCTCCTTACACCAGCCAAGGCGACTGCGCTGCACGGGAGAGAGGGGAGAGAACGCCGTCTCCACACCGACGCCCACCTTGTCCATCGCCTCGCTCATAGCTGGGCTCTCTGCCAGGCCATGGAATCACCGACACCGGCCATGCAGACCACTACACGGCGCGCCCCTTGGTAGGCCTCCCGCCCATGGCTGACCAACAGATTGTCGATCAAGAGCAGGTCACCCGCTTCCCAATCGAAGCGGGTCGTCTCCTGCGCAAACGCCTGGCGCACCGCTTGCAGGTAGGCATCGGGTATCTCCCGCCCATCGCCGAACATGGCTTGGCGCGGCAAACCGCCGGGACCAAACAGCTCTGTCAGGGCTTGGCGATCGTGCCGCTCGAGGGCGGAGACGTGGAACAGGTGGGCCTGGTTGAACCACACTGCCTCCCCGGTCTGCGGATGGGCAACGATAGCCGGACACACCTGGCGCGTACGCAGGCGTGCGCCGTCGTCGAGCCACGTCGCTTCCATCTGACGCGCCTCGCAGTAGCGGACTACTTCGGCGCGGTCATCGGTCTGGAACACTTCCTGCCAGGGCAGATCCAGGCCGTCGCCGTAGTGCCGTACGTACATGACCCCTGCGCGCTCGAATTCGCGGCGGACCTCCGCCGGGATCCGTGCCAGCACCTGGCGATTATCCGCGAGAGGCGTCGCGCCGGCGACGCTCGCGG
Proteins encoded:
- a CDS encoding TauD/TfdA family dioxygenase — its product is MSGARPSLPRPTPGRRRRTVSLDGDALVKMEAMSNGAALPGLYRATRADVQVLAWLSTRREQVLARLRRQGAVLLRGFDVTESATIEAVTSALAGEDTLTYDYRSTPRREVEGRVYSSTEYPPDQVIPQHSEQSYARLYPRLLAFACLQPASVAGATPLADNRQVLARIPAEVRREFERAGVMYVRHYGDGLDLPWQEVFQTDDRAEVVRYCEARQMEATWLDDGARLRTRQVCPAIVAHPQTGEAVWFNQAHLFHVSALERHDRQALTELFGPGGLPRQAMFGDGREIPDAYLQAVRQAFAQETTRFDWEAGDLLLIDNLLVSHGREAYQGARRVVVCMAGVGDSMAWQRAQL
- a CDS encoding amino acid adenylation domain-containing protein, producing MSEAMDKVGVGVETAFSPLSPVQRSRLGWCKEHAAQAVMRLRVQLKGTLDAQRLRQAIDAVAARHELLAMEVVRRPELAVPVQRTNTASAALEVVRGNDPAGGHAEPRAAFASPTASATSVVGARCSRFVFTQAQGDESGADPAGELVIELPWLLSDRRTLELLVSEIARAYAGELDAADEEVLQFLDVADWQEDLLESDAAEEARRFWQTLPAPSRRTPRGVDESAGTGRVHTVDRSLGPELINTLERWAEGHGLSVASILAAAFSALLYRRAGAAVPVAVQFDGRDAPELAQVLGPLDRWIPLAVDNDESPGSMSFVTYATHWADAEAEHRRWLDAFDGRAGEAGVTVGPFDAAFSATGQVENTSETGGLSFRIADRERGPLPAPLLLEATVGEGRGQLTWVADTSALGRDELETLADQFGVLLASALEAHRSLDALQLLSHEASASGSRAAAPPPANRALIPDRFAATLADDPGALCVVDEATSWSRADVDRMARVVAATLQGERLGGEARIGICLPRSALVVAAMLGVWRLGAAAVPLDPELPPHALATRVREGRLAALLVTRDYLRGDGTLDGIVRLIELDATHLRNQPVDPENEVPAAALIGEHLAYGIFTSGSTGLPKLVGVEHGALASYVGAIEERLRLSTGNTYATVSSFASDLGHTAIFPSLATGGTLHVVGNDQMLDPDRLAQRFRASPVDVMKIVPSHLAALLSGKDAAGVLPQETLVLGGERLPVALVNRVRELAPSLRIINHYGPTEATVGVLTDEIENPSDDAPPLGQPLAGNVVEIRDGAGQLVPRGIPGELWIGGAQLARGYLDVAMLTQQRFAYLAGQQDGAEERRYRTGDRARMDVDGRVHFLGRADEQVKIRGLRVEPAEVEHCLATHPQVSGAAVRTIDGQLVAYVTGETDAAVITPWLAERLPPALVPERLLVLDAFPLTANGKVDKRALPAPPPLPEEIPLIPAQGDTEERLAQIFGDVLGLDSVSVVADFFFLGGHSLLATRAVSRIRADFEVDLPLTALFEAPTVRSLAPKVLEAPRARSDATVDAPLTSADRSEPIPLSFSQRRMWLLDRLEPQGRAAYAIPMAARIRGPLDAAALARSVAAIVARHESLRTVFVTGEDGEPRQRVLSIDEAPAVTVEPIDLAGVAPDDRERTIAKALAWYTSTPFDLERGPLLRVALAPLAPDEHVLVAVCHHVVFDAWSRAILLTELASTYLANVRGLPNPLAPLPVQYPDYAAWQRRWLAGEQLEEQLAYWRDTLAGAPPLLRLPADRPRLRRPTHRGHQLRFAVDAQAGIGLKALAEEEGATLFMVLLAAFDVLLHRLTGEADIVVGSPIANRRRREFEPLIGFFSNTIVLRTSMHGVDTFRELVQRVRQVALSAYAHQDLPFEELVEALPVTRDLSANPLFQVLFTLRNTPSSPRAVDGLTFEPVDAPAAAAKFDLTVQLEEAPDGGLLGSFEYATDLFDEETVADWQAGFVHLLTALARDPNQRLGEMPLGLPVAVTMPYAEVTPRPQTIDEWFGAVAARHPQAPAVGTGGEFMTYGELDRRATVLAERLRARGVEAEERIGIAAERGPAEWIAMLAVWRVGGAYVPLDPDFPRERLDYMVANSGIRLVLTSGRRAGDALTDAETLALDDLQWSTASTAIERTPATAPSPRRLAYVLYTSGSTGRPKGVCVSHGAACFFLDAMTRRLGWGADTRMLAVTTLGFDISLLERWGPLLVGGRSQVARAEEAADGIALARRLAASDVNAMQATPATWRLLRDAGWSGDSKLTALIGGEALPGELADWVRSHSAAVWNLYGPTETTVWSTAHPYLERTAAGHVSLGTPLGATHLAIVDAGVRPVPIGVWGELAIGGPGIARGYEARPAETARRFVPDPFASTPGARLYRTGDVCRLRRDGALEFGGRRDGQVKLHGLRIEIGEIEAALDKLSDIAASAAVLHDEQLTVFLELPRSDQREPVADGATQGAPADAHQVIESARRALTQSLPGYMVPHRFIIVPALPLTPNRKVDRRALSALAETELAEARSYVAPRSDTELALCEIFAEVLGLERVGIEDSFFDLGGHSLLATRVAVRIRDRLGVEIPLRELFEAPTPAALAVRVHDGANRSDGSGSRVARAPLRALPHPDELPLSYAQERLWFVDQLNPGDAAYAIPMVLRLTGPLATDALSAALRATVERHEVLRTTFASVAGRPVQRVHEVNSPLVAEAARVRVADLATVAEGECDELVREWANRISREPFDLARGPLLRAQLLRLGERDHVVILVMHHIVSDGWSAGVLARELTTLYAGRIAGLSQALPPLEVQYADWALHERAVLDEPAVEEELAFWRQRLAGIPTRVLTPDVDEPPTPAEFAFAVDATVAAGLDKLAAQEQASLFMVCLAAFSLLLGRESDSDDIVVGTDVAHRTHTAAEGLIG